A region of Ochotona princeps isolate mOchPri1 chromosome 2, mOchPri1.hap1, whole genome shotgun sequence DNA encodes the following proteins:
- the LOC101523672 gene encoding glutathione S-transferase Mu 2-like, giving the protein MPVTLGYWDIRGLAHTVRLLLEYTGTSYEEKRYSMGDAPDFDRSQWLSEKFNLGLDFPNLPYLIDGTRKITQSNAIMHYLGRKHNLCGETEEEKIRVNILENQAMDSRWQLGSICFNPNFEKLKPDYLKGLPEKLTLYSQFLGKRPWFAGDKITIADFHAYDVLDVNRIFAPGCLDAFPSLKDFMARFESLPKIAAYMKSSRFLPRPVYSKAASWIGK; this is encoded by the exons atgccgGTGACACTGGGTTACTGGGACATCCGCGGG CTGGCTCACACTGTCCGCCTGCTCCTGGAATACACGGGCACCAGCTATGAGGAAAAGAGATACTCCATGGGGGATG ctcctgactttgaccgaAGCCAGTGGCTGAGTGAGAAATTCAATCTGGGCCTGGACTTCCCCAAC CTGCCATACCTGATTGATGGGACTCGCAAGATCACCCAGAGCAATGCCATCATGCACTACCTCGGCCGCAAGCACAACCTGT gtggggaGACGGAAGAGGAGAAGATTCGCGTGAACATTTTGGAAAACCAGGCTATGGACAGCCGCTGGCAACTTGGCAGTATCTGCTTCAACCCTAACTTT GAGAAGCTGAAGCCTGATTATCTTAAGGGCCTCCCTGAGAAGCTGACGCTGTACTCCCAGTTCCTGGGGAAGCGGCCCTGGTTTGCAGGAGACAag atCACCATTGCCGATTTTCACGCTTATGATGTCTTGGATGTGAACCGCATATTTGCTCCTGGTTGCCTGGATGCATTCCCAAGCCTGAAGGATTTCATGGCTCGATTTGAG tccctgccaAAGATCGCTGCCTACATGAAGTCCAGCCGCTTCCTCCCGAGACCTGTATATTCTAAGGCGgccagctggattggaaaataa